The Leadbettera azotonutricia ZAS-9 genome has a window encoding:
- the dhaL gene encoding dihydroxyacetone kinase subunit DhaL, with protein MRGIKNSDGKPILLKMVAAIQKNKDYLGEVDGLIGDGDHGMNMNKGFSMFAAQIADKDIGFADGLDELGTLLFSKIGGSMGPIYGAVFTGMAEAGEDLEDIDAVGFAAMIDAGLNGLRDIVEAQVGDKTLIDTLAPANEALQQAVKEGKDLAEALNAMKAAAEKGRDSTRDLAAKFGRSSRLGERSRGVLDAGAVSCCIILGSMADGILEQAGA; from the coding sequence TTGAGGGGCATAAAAAACTCGGATGGAAAACCAATACTCTTGAAGATGGTTGCTGCAATACAGAAGAACAAGGATTATCTTGGAGAAGTGGACGGCCTCATTGGGGACGGCGATCACGGCATGAACATGAACAAAGGATTCTCCATGTTCGCGGCGCAAATCGCGGATAAAGATATCGGTTTTGCCGATGGCCTTGACGAATTGGGGACCCTGCTGTTTTCCAAGATTGGCGGTTCCATGGGCCCCATCTACGGCGCTGTATTCACCGGCATGGCCGAAGCCGGGGAGGATCTTGAGGACATCGACGCCGTCGGCTTTGCAGCGATGATAGACGCAGGGTTGAATGGGCTGCGGGATATTGTCGAGGCCCAGGTGGGGGATAAAACCCTGATAGATACCCTGGCGCCTGCAAACGAAGCCCTGCAGCAGGCGGTCAAAGAAGGGAAAGATCTTGCAGAGGCGTTGAATGCGATGAAAGCCGCCGCAGAAAAAGGCAGGGATTCCACCAGGGATTTAGCTGCCAAGTTTGGGCGTTCCAGCCGTTTGGGCGAGAGATCCCGGGGCGTTTTGGATGCAGGGGCGGTCTCATGCTGCATCATTTTAGGTTCAATGGCTGATGGCATTCTGGAACAGGCAGGAGCATAA
- the rpiB gene encoding ribose 5-phosphate isomerase B: MKTIAIGCDNAAVPMKAMLVKFLESKGIQVENMGCDSADDPANYPSVAKRVCESIIASGYEKRGILVCGTGIGMCMTANKFKGIRAAVCHDNFSAERSILSNNANVLCMGERVIGHELAKKITGEWISLEFKDGPSTPKVQEIINIEAANMK; this comes from the coding sequence ATGAAGACAATAGCAATAGGCTGCGATAATGCGGCGGTGCCCATGAAGGCAATGCTGGTTAAATTTCTTGAATCCAAAGGGATACAGGTTGAAAACATGGGCTGCGACAGTGCCGATGATCCTGCCAATTACCCCAGTGTAGCCAAACGGGTCTGCGAAAGCATTATTGCCAGCGGGTACGAAAAGCGGGGCATACTGGTGTGCGGCACCGGCATTGGCATGTGCATGACTGCCAACAAATTCAAAGGCATCAGGGCGGCGGTTTGCCATGACAATTTTTCAGCAGAGCGATCCATACTCAGCAACAACGCGAATGTGCTTTGCATGGGCGAACGGGTGATAGGCCATGAGCTGGCGAAAAAAATAACCGGCGAATGGATAAGCCTGGAATTCAAGGATGGCCCCTCGACCCCAAAGGTGCAGGAGATAATCAATATCGAAGCAGCAAATATGAAATAG
- a CDS encoding zinc-binding dehydrogenase produces the protein MPAWGGYVLGDEIQPSWVKPPFIPGHEFLGHVVEMGRNVKGYEIGDRLTADQIVPCGECRFCKSGRYWMCQPHGMHGFHAEFNGGMAEYVRYTKNAIVHKVPKDLPLEKALLIEPYGCSKHAVDRANIQCTDVVVISGAGTLGLGMVTYAALKNAKALVSLDMADDRLEKAKAFGATHAFNPSKVDVNAEIMKMTDGYGCDIYIEATGHTSSVIQGLGLIRKLGTFVEFSVFSGPTNVDWSIIGDRKELDILGSHLSPYCFPYVIDGISKGALKTDGLIRTTFKLEEWEKAYDYASGKYGDLKVAFIP, from the coding sequence ATGCCAGCATGGGGCGGCTATGTTCTGGGGGATGAAATTCAGCCCTCGTGGGTTAAGCCGCCTTTCATCCCGGGGCACGAATTTTTGGGCCATGTGGTCGAAATGGGCAGGAATGTCAAAGGCTATGAAATCGGGGACAGGCTTACGGCCGATCAGATTGTGCCCTGCGGGGAGTGTCGGTTCTGCAAAAGCGGAAGGTACTGGATGTGTCAGCCCCATGGCATGCACGGGTTCCATGCGGAATTTAACGGCGGTATGGCTGAATATGTGCGGTACACGAAAAACGCCATTGTCCACAAGGTGCCCAAGGATTTGCCCCTTGAGAAGGCCCTCCTGATTGAGCCCTATGGCTGTTCAAAGCATGCGGTGGACCGGGCCAATATCCAGTGTACCGATGTGGTCGTTATCTCCGGCGCGGGCACACTAGGGCTTGGCATGGTGACTTATGCGGCCCTCAAAAACGCGAAAGCCCTCGTTTCCCTTGATATGGCGGATGACCGCCTTGAAAAGGCAAAGGCCTTCGGAGCGACCCATGCATTCAACCCTTCCAAGGTCGATGTGAACGCGGAGATCATGAAAATGACAGACGGCTACGGCTGCGATATCTATATCGAAGCTACGGGCCATACTTCGAGCGTTATACAGGGGCTGGGCTTAATCAGAAAACTGGGCACCTTCGTGGAATTCAGCGTTTTCAGCGGCCCCACGAATGTGGACTGGTCAATAATCGGCGACAGGAAAGAGCTGGACATTCTCGGTTCCCATTTAAGCCCCTATTGCTTCCCCTATGTCATCGATGGCATCAGCAAGGGGGCTCTGAAGACCGACGGACTCATAAGGACTACCTTCAAACTTGAAGAATGGGAAAAGGCCTATGACTATGCATCGGGCAAATACGGCGATTTAAAGGTCGCGTTCATTCCATAA
- a CDS encoding dihydroxyacetone kinase subunit DhaK — translation MQRILNDPDNVVDEMLKGFVKVHSDIVAPTDNPRVIKRAVIPAGKVGVATGGGSGHKPAFIGYIGENLCDAAAVGEICTSPTAAAFLDAFKAADQGKGVACLYGNYSGDNMNVKMAIKMAKKEGLEVKTVVANDDVASAPKDQAEKRRGVAGEVLMWKAGGAKAAAGGSLDEVIAAAQKAIDHTRSVGIGLTPCTLPAVGHPNFEIKPGTMEVGIGHHGEPGIEVCPLESAAKMAERMVNVVLPDYPFVSGDEVVVLVSGLGATPVMELYVLYDEIEKLISGKGIKIHRAYVGNYFTSLEMMGATLTVMKLDDELKKLVDMPCYSMGIKQN, via the coding sequence ATGCAGCGTATTTTAAACGATCCGGACAATGTTGTTGACGAAATGCTCAAAGGCTTTGTCAAAGTGCATAGCGATATTGTTGCCCCCACGGATAACCCCAGGGTTATAAAACGGGCTGTGATCCCGGCAGGAAAGGTCGGGGTGGCAACCGGCGGCGGCAGCGGCCATAAACCTGCCTTTATCGGCTACATCGGGGAAAATCTCTGCGATGCGGCTGCTGTGGGCGAGATATGCACTTCCCCGACAGCAGCGGCCTTTCTCGATGCCTTTAAGGCTGCGGATCAGGGGAAGGGGGTTGCCTGTTTGTACGGCAACTATTCCGGCGACAATATGAATGTCAAAATGGCCATCAAGATGGCAAAGAAGGAAGGGCTTGAAGTCAAGACCGTGGTTGCCAATGACGATGTGGCTTCGGCCCCCAAAGACCAGGCAGAAAAACGCCGGGGCGTGGCCGGGGAGGTCCTGATGTGGAAAGCCGGGGGCGCCAAAGCTGCCGCCGGCGGGAGCCTTGACGAGGTGATTGCCGCCGCACAGAAGGCCATCGACCATACCCGGAGCGTCGGCATAGGCCTTACACCCTGTACCCTGCCGGCAGTAGGGCATCCCAATTTCGAGATCAAGCCCGGCACAATGGAAGTCGGCATAGGCCACCATGGCGAGCCGGGCATAGAGGTATGTCCTTTGGAATCCGCCGCCAAAATGGCAGAGCGTATGGTGAATGTGGTGCTGCCCGATTATCCCTTTGTTTCCGGAGATGAGGTGGTTGTACTGGTATCGGGCCTTGGGGCTACCCCGGTCATGGAACTCTATGTTCTCTATGACGAGATAGAAAAGCTCATCAGCGGGAAGGGGATCAAAATTCACCGTGCCTATGTGGGCAATTACTTTACTTCCCTGGAAATGATGGGCGCAACCCTGACTGTCATGAAGCTGGACGATGAACTCAAAAAGCTGGTAGACATGCCCTGTTACAGCATGGGCATCAAGCAAAACTAG
- a CDS encoding extracellular solute-binding protein yields the protein MKVQYKQAAAAGIMLLLAALGGCKKNEASASGSGQINLRVFQYEVENQQMDFPNLWFFQELEKKTGVHIEWEPVKDGDWTTRLNLMFASMDLPDIIRTGDVDIEEYGVTQGLLVALNDYLEPNMPNYYSRLFMNEANKAMPASDGKMYWIGGLIAQNINHDGSHYINKAWLDKLGLAVPKTIDELTDVLKAFRDRDPNGNGLKDEIPFSAGDLIHQTQGLYTHFANFGVPLQRYVYAVIQENSKLVFPGNMDGFRPALEWLAMCYREGLLDMESITQDSNAWGIKMNAGLVGYTTYLRLINTALSPDIAAQYESILPPAGKYGVSVPRLLEVPNVDAVLTTANKHIPESLKWLDAQFETETMMIAYNGPIQPGGPIDPTMKINNQGKYEILYVPENNLLYKYVPVYHAMFFAPGDYYFNIFEMPPHRVERFNSSKQYADAGVLEPGSFTILNNLIKPSAEDSLEITRLYNEIDKLMQESIANFIRSGITDAGWLEFLNSGKSIGVDRYVALLQKAYDAYLTAK from the coding sequence ATGAAAGTACAGTACAAACAGGCGGCAGCGGCAGGAATCATGCTACTGCTTGCAGCCCTCGGCGGGTGCAAAAAGAACGAGGCGTCGGCTTCAGGATCTGGACAGATTAATCTTCGTGTTTTCCAGTACGAAGTGGAAAATCAGCAAATGGACTTCCCGAATCTCTGGTTCTTTCAGGAACTTGAAAAAAAGACGGGGGTTCATATTGAGTGGGAGCCGGTCAAAGATGGCGACTGGACCACGCGGCTTAATCTTATGTTCGCTTCGATGGATTTGCCGGATATCATACGCACCGGGGATGTGGATATTGAGGAATATGGCGTTACCCAGGGCTTGCTGGTGGCTCTTAACGATTATCTTGAACCGAATATGCCTAACTATTACAGCCGGTTGTTTATGAACGAGGCCAATAAGGCAATGCCCGCTTCCGATGGCAAGATGTACTGGATTGGGGGCCTTATCGCTCAAAATATAAACCATGACGGAAGCCATTACATAAACAAAGCATGGCTGGACAAGCTTGGCCTTGCGGTCCCAAAGACCATTGACGAGCTGACCGATGTCCTCAAGGCATTCCGCGACAGGGACCCGAACGGCAACGGATTAAAAGATGAAATCCCTTTCTCTGCAGGTGATCTGATTCATCAGACCCAGGGCCTTTACACCCATTTCGCAAATTTCGGCGTCCCCCTGCAGCGTTATGTGTACGCTGTCATCCAGGAAAACAGCAAGCTTGTCTTCCCTGGCAACATGGATGGGTTCCGGCCAGCCCTCGAATGGCTTGCCATGTGTTACCGCGAGGGCCTTTTGGACATGGAGTCCATCACCCAGGATTCCAATGCCTGGGGTATCAAGATGAATGCTGGGCTGGTAGGGTACACAACTTATCTCAGGCTTATCAATACAGCCCTCAGCCCCGATATCGCGGCGCAGTACGAATCAATATTGCCCCCAGCAGGCAAGTACGGGGTATCAGTCCCGAGGCTGCTGGAGGTCCCGAATGTGGATGCCGTTTTGACGACCGCCAATAAACATATTCCTGAATCCTTAAAATGGCTGGATGCCCAGTTTGAAACCGAAACGATGATGATTGCATACAACGGCCCCATTCAGCCGGGTGGGCCAATAGATCCGACAATGAAAATAAACAATCAGGGGAAATATGAAATTCTCTATGTGCCTGAGAACAATTTATTGTATAAATATGTACCGGTTTATCACGCCATGTTCTTCGCCCCCGGGGATTATTATTTCAACATATTTGAAATGCCTCCCCACCGGGTAGAACGCTTCAATTCCAGCAAACAATATGCGGATGCGGGTGTGCTTGAGCCAGGTTCATTCACCATACTCAACAACCTTATCAAACCCAGTGCTGAAGATTCCCTTGAAATTACCCGGCTTTATAATGAAATTGATAAATTGATGCAGGAATCCATTGCAAATTTTATCAGAAGCGGTATAACTGATGCAGGCTGGCTGGAATTCTTGAATTCCGGTAAATCTATAGGTGTTGACAGATATGTCGCGCTTCTTCAAAAAGCGTACGATGCCTATCTGACAGCGAAGTAA
- a CDS encoding endo-1,4-beta-xylanase has translation MARPILESVYASDLEFEPDERRQRILPDGTVELTVTHEPYMIHAKIYLPLYGNIWIMADNEGLGYTGDFVDFVSEACHTYIREAEKHGENITLSPEAHSHLAAAKEFTHLADRGKSTAENRLYALSHAVYAAEAALFEASCQRVYANPRDNLLLGCNFFKYTSSDARYAKFFADAFDFATLPFYPGRTVPEKGKYTYEYIDLALEYLQSKNIKPKGHPIWFGHESVNPKWLFGQPFETLQKNAREIALHHVKAYKGRIKVWDAMNEAHDWANCFTLTQPQLVELTRTCCDALHEVDSSAIAVVNVCLPFAEYVAGRYVCYGSLPEKLHSPLTYFRAILDAGVQFDVTGIQLYFPARDMVAVDRMLSVFASLGKPVHITEMGVNGDIRGHASQSGSSWTQLSMSEGVWHGGWNEHTQADWLEQFYTIAAARPEIQALTWWDFIEPSFSGNGAFLYEDENPREMYFRLLALKDRIIKKRYGTV, from the coding sequence ATGGCAAGGCCGATTTTGGAGTCTGTATATGCAAGCGATCTCGAATTCGAACCCGATGAGCGCCGCCAGCGCATTTTGCCTGATGGAACGGTAGAGCTTACGGTGACCCATGAACCTTATATGATACATGCCAAAATTTATTTGCCCTTATACGGCAATATTTGGATCATGGCTGATAATGAAGGCTTAGGGTATACAGGTGATTTTGTCGATTTTGTTTCAGAAGCTTGCCATACCTATATCCGAGAGGCGGAAAAACACGGAGAAAATATTACCCTTTCTCCCGAGGCACACAGCCACCTGGCTGCGGCAAAGGAGTTTACCCATCTTGCAGACCGGGGGAAGAGCACTGCCGAAAACCGGCTCTATGCCCTTTCCCATGCGGTTTACGCTGCAGAAGCAGCCCTGTTTGAAGCGTCGTGTCAAAGGGTATATGCGAACCCCAGGGACAATCTGCTCCTGGGCTGCAACTTTTTTAAATATACATCTTCTGATGCACGATACGCAAAATTTTTCGCCGATGCTTTTGATTTTGCCACCCTTCCCTTCTATCCGGGGCGGACAGTACCGGAAAAAGGCAAATATACCTACGAATATATTGATCTAGCCCTGGAATACCTGCAAAGCAAAAACATCAAACCCAAAGGGCATCCGATATGGTTCGGTCACGAGAGTGTGAACCCAAAATGGCTTTTCGGCCAACCTTTTGAAACCTTGCAGAAAAACGCCAGGGAAATCGCGTTGCATCATGTTAAGGCTTACAAGGGCAGGATCAAGGTCTGGGATGCCATGAACGAAGCCCATGACTGGGCTAATTGCTTTACACTTACTCAACCTCAGTTAGTCGAATTGACCCGTACCTGCTGTGACGCACTCCACGAAGTAGACAGTTCTGCCATTGCGGTAGTGAACGTGTGCCTGCCCTTTGCAGAATATGTTGCGGGACGTTATGTGTGTTACGGTTCCCTTCCGGAAAAGCTCCACTCACCTCTGACCTATTTCCGCGCGATTCTTGATGCAGGGGTGCAATTCGATGTAACCGGCATTCAGCTTTACTTCCCGGCCCGCGATATGGTTGCAGTAGATCGCATGCTTTCAGTTTTTGCTTCTCTTGGAAAGCCGGTGCATATTACTGAAATGGGGGTTAACGGCGACATACGCGGACATGCCTCCCAGAGCGGTTCATCCTGGACACAGCTTTCCATGTCCGAAGGAGTTTGGCATGGGGGATGGAATGAGCATACCCAGGCCGACTGGCTGGAGCAATTCTATACGATTGCGGCTGCCCGCCCTGAAATACAAGCCCTGACCTGGTGGGATTTTATCGAGCCATCGTTTTCAGGAAACGGCGCTTTTCTTTACGAAGATGAAAACCCCAGAGAAATGTACTTCAGGTTGTTGGCGCTTAAGGACAGAATCATTAAAAAGCGATATGGCACTGTTTAA
- a CDS encoding carbohydrate ABC transporter permease — protein MAQGSIKRQNRNIVSHIILIIYSLIVIFPLWVMIINSFKDRLSIYQNPFMLPKKWNISNYGDVLRDGDFLVYFRNSFVVVILSLAILLIVGALASYALANWRGKWSRIIYFFCIAGMMLPIKIASIRLLELVRILGLLNTIWSLVPIYVAMGIPIAIFILTEFIRQVPWELTEAGIIDGASRFQVFSRIISPLLRPALATVAIYNLVPFWNDLWFPLIFISDDQAKTVLLGVTRLFGQYQTDWSKVLAVLTLSAIPVIALYLAMSKQFIQGLTAGAVKG, from the coding sequence ATGGCTCAAGGCTCAATCAAACGGCAAAACCGCAACATTGTTTCCCATATAATTCTGATCATCTATTCGTTGATAGTGATCTTCCCCCTTTGGGTGATGATAATCAATTCTTTTAAAGATCGGCTCTCTATTTACCAGAACCCCTTCATGCTCCCCAAAAAATGGAACATATCCAATTATGGCGATGTTTTGAGGGATGGGGATTTTCTGGTTTATTTCCGCAATAGTTTTGTAGTAGTAATACTGTCACTGGCCATTCTTTTGATTGTGGGCGCCCTGGCAAGCTATGCCCTGGCGAACTGGCGCGGCAAGTGGTCCCGGATCATTTACTTTTTCTGCATTGCCGGCATGATGCTGCCCATCAAGATCGCATCCATCAGGCTCCTTGAACTGGTCCGTATCCTGGGCCTTTTGAACACCATCTGGTCCCTCGTCCCCATATATGTCGCCATGGGAATCCCGATTGCCATTTTCATCCTCACCGAATTCATACGCCAGGTTCCCTGGGAACTAACCGAAGCAGGCATCATCGACGGCGCAAGCCGCTTCCAGGTTTTCTCCCGGATTATCTCTCCCCTGCTCCGCCCTGCCCTGGCAACAGTGGCAATCTACAACCTGGTCCCCTTTTGGAACGACCTCTGGTTCCCCCTGATCTTCATCAGCGACGATCAGGCAAAAACAGTCCTGCTGGGGGTTACCCGCCTCTTTGGCCAATACCAGACCGACTGGTCAAAGGTGTTGGCAGTCCTCACCCTTTCCGCCATCCCGGTAATTGCCCTCTATTTGGCGATGAGCAAACAGTTCATCCAGGGGCTTACTGCAGGCGCGGTCAAGGGATAG
- a CDS encoding extracellular solute-binding protein, translated as MKKTILSISAIALMAALALPLFAAGGKDAGASGKTVLTMGSWRTDDVSQMNKLLAEYQKIKPNVEIQFRPTNPPDYNATLRLQLDGGTGPDLMYARSYAPGQELFKAGYFADCTDIPGVTANFSASNRAPWQTPDGKMFAVPFAAVSHAVYYNKTIFQKEGLKIPQTWEEFLSLNATLLSKGYTPLANGVADEWDILECFYLGLVPNYIGGASERIQYESGAKKLNDANFVASFQALADVAKYLPKGFESVTYNDSQVLFNTQQAIMFMDGSWTAGVYAGASFDWGLFALPAPQGKKTAITFHPDMAITYNKATKHPQECKDFLAWLASKEGATTASENLPVGYFPMISFAIQLSDPHANEFLALNNGKETDARFVWPKFLDLYAPMNQAVIQVLKGEITPRQAADKMETTAAALR; from the coding sequence ATGAAGAAGACAATTTTAAGCATAAGCGCTATCGCGCTTATGGCAGCATTGGCATTGCCCTTGTTCGCCGCAGGCGGCAAGGACGCCGGAGCTTCCGGCAAGACAGTGCTCACCATGGGTTCATGGCGGACCGACGATGTGTCCCAAATGAACAAACTTTTGGCTGAATATCAAAAGATAAAGCCCAATGTGGAAATCCAGTTCCGTCCCACCAACCCCCCGGATTACAATGCCACCCTGCGTTTGCAGCTTGACGGCGGCACTGGGCCGGATCTGATGTATGCCCGTTCCTATGCCCCTGGGCAGGAACTCTTTAAGGCCGGCTATTTCGCGGACTGTACGGACATTCCCGGGGTAACCGCGAATTTTAGCGCTTCCAACCGGGCGCCCTGGCAGACACCCGACGGGAAAATGTTCGCTGTCCCTTTTGCTGCGGTATCCCATGCGGTGTACTACAATAAGACCATTTTCCAGAAGGAAGGACTCAAGATTCCCCAGACCTGGGAAGAGTTCCTCTCCCTCAACGCAACCCTGTTATCCAAGGGCTATACACCCTTGGCAAACGGCGTGGCGGACGAATGGGACATCCTGGAATGCTTCTACCTGGGCCTGGTCCCCAACTATATTGGCGGCGCTTCCGAGCGGATCCAGTATGAATCAGGGGCAAAGAAGCTGAACGACGCCAACTTTGTCGCCTCCTTCCAGGCTTTGGCTGATGTAGCCAAGTACCTGCCCAAGGGCTTTGAGTCGGTTACCTATAACGATTCACAGGTCCTTTTCAATACCCAACAGGCGATTATGTTCATGGACGGTTCCTGGACAGCCGGGGTCTATGCGGGCGCAAGCTTTGATTGGGGCCTCTTCGCCCTCCCCGCCCCCCAGGGCAAAAAAACTGCCATCACCTTCCATCCTGACATGGCAATTACCTATAATAAGGCAACCAAGCATCCCCAGGAATGCAAGGATTTCCTGGCATGGCTCGCCTCCAAAGAAGGGGCCACCACTGCCTCGGAGAACCTTCCCGTGGGCTACTTCCCCATGATCAGCTTCGCCATCCAATTGTCGGACCCCCATGCCAACGAATTCCTGGCCCTGAATAACGGCAAGGAAACTGATGCCCGCTTTGTGTGGCCCAAATTCCTGGATCTCTACGCCCCCATGAATCAAGCGGTCATTCAGGTACTCAAGGGGGAAATTACTCCCCGCCAGGCAGCGGACAAAATGGAAACTACCGCCGCCGCCCTTCGCTAA
- a CDS encoding carbohydrate ABC transporter permease, producing the protein MALEHRIGLNRKGSKIPTGATWIPYLVPALVFYILFMAWPLLDSLRLSLYTGSAGNGRSFVGFENFKRLFTVEQFSERYWGAFGHTFYFFFIHLLVQNCLGILFATLLTNKTMQGRVFYQTVIFIPVTMAVLVTGYLWKLLLNPVWSGPFMKSLGLDFLVRPWLGDRATALTSISLVSCWQWMGIPTMMFVAALRNISNDLLEAANIEGANPRQVFWRIKLPLIKPVVGMIAILTFVNNFNAFDVVFAMETANGAPNYSTDLIGTLFYRVGIAGQHPVGIPDSGLGAAIATVTFFVLCLGVIPTLRATQGRE; encoded by the coding sequence ATGGCTTTAGAACACCGGATCGGATTAAACAGGAAGGGATCAAAAATCCCAACTGGGGCAACATGGATTCCCTATCTTGTTCCGGCCCTGGTGTTCTATATTCTGTTCATGGCCTGGCCTTTGTTGGATTCCCTGCGGCTCAGCCTCTATACAGGCTCCGCAGGGAACGGCCGCAGTTTCGTTGGTTTTGAAAATTTCAAGCGCCTTTTTACAGTGGAGCAATTTTCCGAGCGATACTGGGGGGCTTTTGGCCATACCTTTTATTTCTTTTTTATTCACCTCTTGGTGCAGAACTGCCTGGGGATACTCTTTGCGACCCTGCTCACAAATAAAACCATGCAAGGCCGGGTATTTTACCAGACCGTGATTTTCATTCCGGTTACTATGGCCGTGCTCGTCACCGGCTATCTCTGGAAGCTCCTGCTCAATCCCGTATGGAGCGGCCCGTTCATGAAAAGCCTTGGCCTGGACTTCCTGGTCCGCCCCTGGCTGGGCGACCGGGCCACTGCCCTGACCAGCATATCCCTGGTGTCTTGCTGGCAATGGATGGGCATCCCTACCATGATGTTCGTGGCAGCTCTGCGGAATATCAGCAACGATCTGCTGGAAGCGGCCAATATTGAAGGCGCCAATCCAAGGCAGGTTTTCTGGCGCATCAAGCTGCCCCTGATCAAACCGGTAGTCGGGATGATCGCCATACTCACCTTCGTGAATAATTTTAATGCCTTTGACGTGGTCTTCGCCATGGAAACTGCAAATGGCGCGCCTAATTATTCCACAGACCTCATAGGTACCCTCTTCTACAGGGTGGGCATTGCGGGCCAGCATCCTGTGGGCATTCCCGATTCGGGCCTTGGGGCTGCTATCGCAACCGTCACCTTTTTCGTGCTCTGCCTTGGGGTAATACCCACCCTGCGGGCAACCCAGGGGAGGGAGTAA
- a CDS encoding carbohydrate ABC transporter permease: MAARGVQVNKANTDKVFDRINLIFWVIVLVAILYPLWLIIVASVSEPDAVMMGKALLWPVGFSWTGYQAVFQHKQLISSYANSIFYTVSGSAISVAVTMMAAYALTRKFKGKKGVNLYIIITMFFSGGLIPQFLMNRTLGLYNTVLIMIIINGVSVWNLMVARTYISSAVPNELYEAAAIDGADHFIYFFRIVLPLSGTIIAVLAVYYGVARWNDYFTALVYIRDRAKLPLQTILREVIATLTTSTSDADFFSAYANDSHAISEAIRRAQVAKYCCIVVSTVPTVALYMLMQKYFVKGVLIGSLKG; encoded by the coding sequence ATGGCCGCAAGGGGCGTACAGGTCAATAAGGCCAATACTGATAAAGTTTTTGACCGTATAAATCTCATCTTTTGGGTTATCGTTCTTGTTGCGATTTTATATCCGCTCTGGCTCATCATTGTGGCGAGTGTATCCGAGCCGGATGCGGTCATGATGGGGAAAGCCCTTTTATGGCCTGTAGGATTTTCATGGACCGGCTATCAGGCAGTGTTTCAGCACAAGCAACTAATAAGCTCCTATGCCAATTCTATCTTTTATACTGTATCCGGTTCCGCGATAAGTGTGGCTGTCACCATGATGGCGGCCTATGCCCTCACCCGGAAGTTCAAGGGGAAGAAAGGGGTTAACCTTTATATCATTATTACCATGTTCTTTTCAGGCGGGCTTATCCCCCAGTTTTTGATGAACCGTACCCTCGGCCTTTACAATACAGTGCTCATCATGATTATCATAAACGGCGTTTCAGTCTGGAACCTGATGGTAGCACGGACGTATATTTCTTCTGCCGTGCCAAATGAACTGTATGAGGCAGCTGCAATAGACGGGGCGGATCATTTCATATATTTCTTCCGCATCGTGCTACCCCTTTCGGGTACTATTATCGCTGTGTTGGCCGTATACTATGGCGTTGCACGATGGAACGACTATTTCACTGCCCTGGTTTATATACGTGACCGGGCCAAGCTGCCTCTGCAAACCATACTGCGGGAGGTCATCGCCACCCTGACTACGAGCACATCGGATGCGGATTTTTTCAGCGCCTATGCTAACGATTCCCATGCAATTTCTGAAGCTATACGCAGAGCCCAGGTGGCGAAATATTGCTGCATTGTGGTTTCTACAGTGCCGACTGTGGCGCTGTATATGCTTATGCAGAAGTACTTTGTCAAGGGTGTATTAATTGGTTCGCTCAAGGGCTGA